Genomic window (Ignisphaera cupida):
AATATAGGATTCAACGTAAGAGGTATTTCGAAAGAACAGGTTAAAAGAGGAGATGTGGCTGGTCATCCAACAAATCCACCAACAATTGTAGAAGAGTTCACGGCTAGAGTAATGGTTGTGTGGCATCCAACAGCAATAGCACCAGGGTACACACCAGTTATCCATGCACATACAGCAAGCATACCATGCAGAATTGTTGAAATAGTTGCAAAACTAGATCCTAGAACAGGTCAAGTAGCAGAAAAGAATCCACCATTCCTAAAGCAGGGCGACATAGCAATAGTGAAGTTCAAACCACTTAAACCAATGGTTATAGAGAAGTATAGCGACTTTCCACAGCTTGGAAGATTTGCAATGAGAGATATGGGTAAAACAGTTGGAATAGGAATTGTAATGGATATTAAACCAGCAGCAAAAACATAAAGAAGGACTGAAGACAAAATGTCGTCAATGGTTAGAATAAGGCTTTGGAGCACAGATTCAAACAATTTAAACTATGTGGTTTCACAAATAGTTGACATAGCAAAAAAAGCAGGTGTTAAAATAAGAGGGCCTGTACCACTACCAGTGAAAAGACTTGTTGTACCAGTGCCAAGACTACCACATGGCGAAGGAACAAAGGTTTGGGACAAGTGGGAGCTTAGAATACATAAAAGAATAATAGATGTAGAAGCAAATGAGCATGTAATAAGACAGATCATGAGAGTAAGGGTACCAGAAAATGTATATATAGAAATAGAAATTAGAAGAAAACAATAATTTTTAAACAACATAAGAATTCTACAAACTAAGGTAGATAAATACAAACTATGCAAATTTTGTGAGCGCCGGGGTGCCCGAGTGGTCTAAGGGGCCGGCCTTGAGAGCCGGTGGGGAACATCCCCGCGCGGGTTCAAATCCCGCCCCCGGCGCCAAAGATATTTTCCCTATTTTGTTGCTTTCAAATACATGTTTAAATTCAAGCCTCAATTCAATTTACAATAAATTTTATTAACTCTCTATACAATATTTTCATTGTATTCTGTAAAAAATTTTATTCTGTCTAAGTTTCTAATTAAGTGGTGAGGAGAGGTACCTATCTGACCTCCTCCTCCCAGACCTGAAGGGTGAGGGTTTCCTCAGGGCGGTTCATGATATTGGTTAAGGATGATCTCTTACACTGATGTGGCTATGCCTAAAAGGGGTGGAAGTAGTTTTGGGGATGTGAGTCTTGTGCTGTTGGACTCTAAAGAGTCTCATGACCCACCTACCGCTAAGCTTAGTAGGTGTTTGAAGGCTAAGTCCCTATACTCGATTATGAATGAACATAAAATGATTGAAATGGAAGTGTAGGGACAAACGGTAATAGCAATAGCAGTACTTTTGATGGTTGTTAGTACAATACTTTATGCAGGACCTGCATCAATAACATCATCAATCGCGAGTTTCTCAAAAAGTTTCTTCAGAATAATATATGAGAAGCCTCTATATTCATATACACAAGGGCTGTTCAATAGCATATCATCAATAAAAGAAGAAAGAGCATGTCATGGATACTGGATTCATCACCATATTGAGAAATCCACCTAGTTGTAGGTTTAATTTTAAATATTCATTTGCTATGGATGTTTACATAAAAGAAGAATTTCAATGATGGAAATTTAGAAAAGTCATAAAGTTTCTTGCTGACTATATGCAAAAAGTGAGAGTGATTTTCTTTACAACTTAAAAGCGGTTTCAAAGCAAATTTTAAAAGACTTAAAGTAGTGTTATGTTGATAGTGATTTAGATGTCATCGGCTTTAGGAGGAGGCTATAGACATATTGTGAGAATAGCTGAAACTGATATACAAGGTGATGTTAGCTTGGCCTGGGGTTTAGCGAGGGTAAAGGGCATAGGATACAACATGGCTATTGCAATTTGTAGAAAACTTGGTTTAGATCCAAACATGCTTGTAGGATATTTAAGAGATGAGGATGTTGCACAAATTGAGGAATTAATTAAGAATCCAATAAAATATGGTATTCCTAGCTGGATGTTGAATAGAAGAAAGGATTATGAAACTGGTGTTGATATGCATCTTGTTTCTTCTGAGCTCATATACTATGCTAGACAAGACATTGAGAGAGAGATTAGAATTAGGAGCTGGAAAGGAGTGAGACATTCACTAGGTTATAAAGTAAGAGGGCAAAAAACGCATACAACTGGGCGTGTAGGACCTGTTGTTGGTGTTCAAAGAAAGAAAGCTGCTCAGCAACAGCAAAAGTGATTTTTATTGTGGTGTAGGTTATGGGTGATCCAAGGAAATCTAGAAGAAAATGGGAATCGCCTGGCCATCCATGGATAAAATCAAGGCTGGAAGCAGAAATAGAGTTGCTTGGTACCTATGGTCTTAGAAATAAGAGAGAGCTTTGGATTGCTGAAACAATGCTTAGAAGAATTAAGCACTTAGCCAGGTCACTACTTGCTTTACCTGAGGATGAAAGAGAGAAGAGATTTCATCAACTAGTTACAAGACTTTACAACATAGGTGTTTTGTCAACACCTAATGCAACTATTACAGATATTCTCAATCTATCTGTTGAATCTATATTAGAGAGAAGACTACAGACGATTGTGTGGAGAAAAGGCCTTGCAAAAACGATTCATCAAGCTAGGCAATTTATAGTTCATGGCCATATAGCCATAAGGGGAAGAAGGGTCACATCACCTGGCTATCTAGTAAGTAGAGAAGATGAAAAATACATAAACTTTTATCCGAATTCACCATATGCAAAAACCAAAGTTGTTGAAGCATCTTAGACTATGGAGGTGGTAAAGTTTAATGTCTTTTGGAAGTAGAGAACTTAAATGGGGTATAGCACATATTTATGCTTCATTCAATAATACAATAATTCACATAACAGACATTAGTGGTGCTGAAACAGTTGCTAAAGGCTCTGGTGGCATGGTTGTTAGAGCTGATAGAGAAAAGCCAAGTCCTTATGCAGCAATGATGGTTGCTTATAGAGTTGCTCAAGAGTCTATGGAGAAAGGAGTTACAGCAATACATATAAGGGTTAGAGCTCCAGGAGGACATGGACCTAAAATACCAGGGCCAGGTGCACAAGCAGCTATTAGGGCTTTGGCTAGGGCTGGGTTTATTATTGGCAGAATAGAGGATGTTACTCCAATACCACATGACACTACTAGAAGACCTGGTGGTAGACGCGGTAGAAGGGTGTAGTTATTGAATATATCAGTTAGGGAGTGGAGCAACGAGGCTATAGAGCTTTTTGTTGATGAAGCTCCACTACCATTGTTAAATGCTATCAGGAGATATTCTCTTGCAAAGGTTCCTACATATGCCATAGACGAAGTTACTGTAGTGTCCAACACCTCGGCAATGTTTGATGAGATTCTTGCCCACAGACTTGCAATGGTTCCTTTGAGAAGTGAGGAAAGTATTGATAAGCTATCGTCAATTGATGTAACAACATGTGAGAAATGCTCTTTGGATTCGGAGGAGAAGCCTCCTAAGGATGTATGTGAAAAATGCTTTGTTAATATGTTCATTGAAGTGGAGGCACACGATAGTGAGGTAACAGTTTATTCAAGAGATATAAAATCTGAAGATCCATATGTAAAGCCTGTTTTCGATAATATACCAATAGTTATTCTTGCACCAGGACAGAGAATAGCTCTTGAGATTAGAGCTAGAATTGGTAGAGGTCTAGAGCATGCAAAATGGAGTCCTGCAACAGTTGCTGTTAACAGGAATTTAGCAAATATTGAAATAGATAAGAATACATGTGATGTATGTGGGAAATGCGTTGAGGTATGCCCTAAAAAAGTGCTTTACATAGATGGTAGTGAAGTTAAGATAAGAAATATTTTTGATTGTACAATATGTAGGCAATGTGTGTATGTGTGTCCGCATAAGGCTATAGCTGTTGAGGGCTTGAAGAATAAAAATATTTTAAGGATAGAGTCTAGTGGTTCTTTAGAACCTGAGACTATAGTTAGATTATCTCTCGAAATATTGAAGCAGGAAATCTCGCTTATTCAAAAATTTATTGAGACACTGAAAAAAGGTGGTGGAATGTGGGGAGAACAGGACCCACAAACTATATATTAAGAAAAACTATTAGAGAGCTTAGAAAAGCAGCTAAAGCTAATAGGGTAAATATTTGGAGGTATGTTGCTGAACTACTTGAGAAACCAGCTAGGAGAAGAATTGTGGTAAATGTTTACAAAATAAATAAGTATACTGTAGATGGAGATGTTGTAGTTGTTCCTGGCAAGGTTCTTGGGATAGGCAAGCTAGATCATAAAGTAACTATTGCAGCCATAAGCTTTTCTAAAAATGCTGTAGAAAAAATTATGAGTGTTGGTGGTAGAGCTATTCACGTTCTTGAGCTTGTTAAGGAGAATCCTACTGGGAGTAGGGTAAAGGTGATAATATGAGAGTTATTGAAGTATCCTCAAAAGAACTGTATACAAATGTGTTGTCTAGGAATATTCAGGAACTTGTTATTGATGCAGATTCGATGGTGCTGGGGAGATTGGCAAGCATAGTTGCAAAGCTTGCACTTATGAATATAAAGATTCATGTTGTTAACGTTGAGAAGGCTGTGTTAACAGGCGATAAGAACAGGGTTATTGAGGGCTATAAACTGCTATTTAATGTGAAAACGCATAAGAATCCCTATAGACATGCTATTCACAGACCTAGAAATCCGGTAACATTATTTAAGAAAACTGTGAAGAACATGCTTCCAAAACATAATTGGAGAGGTGTAGAGGCGCTCAAGAATATAAAAGCATATATAGATATTCCATCTAGTTTCCAGGAAAAGGATGTTGTAAAAATTGTTGATATATCTATATATAACCGAGAGGCAGAAAAATACATTACATTAGCTGAGCTAGCTAAGGCATTGGGTTGGCATCAGAAGGTGTAAAACTTTATGTCTCAAGAAAAGCAGGAGATAAATGTATTGGGAGCATATCCTCAGCTAGTTGCCGGAAAGAAAATTGTTCTTAGTGTAGGAAAGCGAAAAACAGCAATTGCACGAGCTGTTATAAGACCTGGGCAAGGAAGATTTAAAGTTAATGGTGTTCCTGTTGAGCTTTGGCCAATAGAACTAGCTAAGCTGAAAATGATGGAGCCTTTAAATCTTTTGAGTGAAAGTCTTAGAAATGCTGTTGATATAGATGTTCAAGTAGAAGGAGGTGGTGTTATGGCACAGGCATATGCAGTTAGAACAGCTGTTGCAAGAGGACTTGTGATATATTTTGAGAACCCAGTTATAAAAAAACTTTTTAGTGAGTATGATAGATCCATGTTGGCTGGAGATCCAAGACAAACAGAATCCGAGAAATGGATGAGATATAGCGCTAGAAGATTTAGACAGAAATCATATAGGTGAGAAGACTTGATAATACCAGTTAGATGCTTTACCTGTGGTTATCCAATAGGTGCTAAGTGGGAGGAGTTCAGAAAGCGTGTTGAGAATGGTGAAAATCCTTCAAAAGTCTTGGATGATCTTGGAATAAAGAGATATTGTTGTAGAAGAATGATGATATCCCATATAGAATTGTTTAAACAGGTAATAAAGTATGGAAATGTAAAGTAGGTGGGGGCATGTGGAGGAGGAGCAGAAGGCATTAGCACAACAACAAATAGAGCTTTTAGTTCCTCTAGAATTATATCTCCAAGCAGGAGTACATATAGGTACTCATACATGTACTAAGCAGATGGAAAAGTTT
Coding sequences:
- the rpsJ gene encoding 30S ribosomal protein S10, yielding MSSMVRIRLWSTDSNNLNYVVSQIVDIAKKAGVKIRGPVPLPVKRLVVPVPRLPHGEGTKVWDKWELRIHKRIIDVEANEHVIRQIMRVRVPENVYIEIEIRRKQ
- a CDS encoding 30S ribosomal protein S13; the encoded protein is MSSALGGGYRHIVRIAETDIQGDVSLAWGLARVKGIGYNMAIAICRKLGLDPNMLVGYLRDEDVAQIEELIKNPIKYGIPSWMLNRRKDYETGVDMHLVSSELIYYARQDIEREIRIRSWKGVRHSLGYKVRGQKTHTTGRVGPVVGVQRKKAAQQQQK
- a CDS encoding 30S ribosomal protein S4, with product MGDPRKSRRKWESPGHPWIKSRLEAEIELLGTYGLRNKRELWIAETMLRRIKHLARSLLALPEDEREKRFHQLVTRLYNIGVLSTPNATITDILNLSVESILERRLQTIVWRKGLAKTIHQARQFIVHGHIAIRGRRVTSPGYLVSREDEKYINFYPNSPYAKTKVVEAS
- a CDS encoding 30S ribosomal protein S11, coding for MSFGSRELKWGIAHIYASFNNTIIHITDISGAETVAKGSGGMVVRADREKPSPYAAMMVAYRVAQESMEKGVTAIHIRVRAPGGHGPKIPGPGAQAAIRALARAGFIIGRIEDVTPIPHDTTRRPGGRRGRRV
- a CDS encoding DNA-directed RNA polymerase subunit D is translated as MNISVREWSNEAIELFVDEAPLPLLNAIRRYSLAKVPTYAIDEVTVVSNTSAMFDEILAHRLAMVPLRSEESIDKLSSIDVTTCEKCSLDSEEKPPKDVCEKCFVNMFIEVEAHDSEVTVYSRDIKSEDPYVKPVFDNIPIVILAPGQRIALEIRARIGRGLEHAKWSPATVAVNRNLANIEIDKNTCDVCGKCVEVCPKKVLYIDGSEVKIRNIFDCTICRQCVYVCPHKAIAVEGLKNKNILRIESSGSLEPETIVRLSLEILKQEISLIQKFIETLKKGGGMWGEQDPQTIY
- a CDS encoding 50S ribosomal protein L18e produces the protein MGRTGPTNYILRKTIRELRKAAKANRVNIWRYVAELLEKPARRRIVVNVYKINKYTVDGDVVVVPGKVLGIGKLDHKVTIAAISFSKNAVEKIMSVGGRAIHVLELVKENPTGSRVKVII
- a CDS encoding 50S ribosomal protein L13; the encoded protein is MRVIEVSSKELYTNVLSRNIQELVIDADSMVLGRLASIVAKLALMNIKIHVVNVEKAVLTGDKNRVIEGYKLLFNVKTHKNPYRHAIHRPRNPVTLFKKTVKNMLPKHNWRGVEALKNIKAYIDIPSSFQEKDVVKIVDISIYNREAEKYITLAELAKALGWHQKV
- a CDS encoding 30S ribosomal protein S9; amino-acid sequence: MSQEKQEINVLGAYPQLVAGKKIVLSVGKRKTAIARAVIRPGQGRFKVNGVPVELWPIELAKLKMMEPLNLLSESLRNAVDIDVQVEGGGVMAQAYAVRTAVARGLVIYFENPVIKKLFSEYDRSMLAGDPRQTESEKWMRYSARRFRQKSYR
- a CDS encoding DNA-directed RNA polymerase subunit N, which gives rise to MIIPVRCFTCGYPIGAKWEEFRKRVENGENPSKVLDDLGIKRYCCRRMMISHIELFKQVIKYGNVK